One part of the Lotus japonicus ecotype B-129 chromosome 2, LjGifu_v1.2 genome encodes these proteins:
- the LOC130739222 gene encoding protease Do-like 1, chloroplastic, producing the protein MAASTASALITSSSLFHLRSRSRSAAFSRSSSSTTKPTFHLSKSLHLHTPHHPISHPTLSLLQSPTPKTCFDSALILCTSLALSFTLFFTNTDSASAFVVTPPRKLQSDELATVRLFQENTPSVVYITNLAVKQDAFTLDVLEVPQGSGSGFVWDKEGNIVTNYHVIRGASDLRVTLADQSTYDAKVVGFDQDKDVAVLRVDAPKDKLRPIPVGVSANLLVGQKVYAIGNPFGLDHTLTTGVISGLRREISSAATGRPIQDVIQTDAAINPGNSGGPLLDSSGNLIGINTAIYSPSGASSGVGFSIPVDTVNGIVDQLVKFGKVTRPILGIKFAPDQSVEQLGVSGVLVLDAPANGPAGKAGLQSTKRDSYGRLILGDIITSVNGTKVTNGSDLYRILDQCKVGDKVTVEVLRGDHKEKIPVILEPKPDES; encoded by the exons ATGGCTGCATCTACAGCCTCTGCACTCATCACATCCTCCTCACTCTTCCATCTCCGCTCTCGCTCTCGCTCCGCCGCATTTTCTCGCTCCTCCTCCTCAACCACCAAACCCACCTTCCATCTCTCAAAATCTCTCCATCTCCACACACCCCATCACCCCATTTCACACCCCACTCTCTCACTCCTTCAATCTCCCACTCCCAAAACCTGCTTCGATTCCGCTCTCATTCTCTGCACTTCCCTCGCCCTCTCCTTCACCCTCTTCTTCACCAACACTGATTCCGCCTCCGCCTTCGTCGTCACGCCGCCGAGGAAGTTGCAGTCCGATGAACTCGCCACTGTTCGTCTCTTCCAAGAGAATACTCCCTCTGTTGTCTACATCACCAACCTTGCTGTCAA GCAGGATGCGTTTACGTTGGATGTGTTGGAGGTTCCTCAAGGATCTGGGTCTGGATTTGTTTGGGATAAGGAAGGGAATATTGTGACCAATTATCACGTTATTCGGGGTGCTTCTGATCTCAG GGTCACCCTTGCTGACCAGTCAACCTATGATGCAAAAGTTGTTGGTTTTGACCAAGACAAGGATGTTGCTGTGTTACGTGTTGACGCGCCAAAAGACAAGCTGAGGCCTATACCTGTTGGGGTCTCTGCAAACTTGCTTGTTGGTCAGAAAGTGTATGCTATTGGGAACCCG TTTGGACTTGACCACACTCTTACAACTGGTGTCATCAG TGGACTTCGGCGAGAAATTAGTTCCGCTGCTACTGGTCGTCCAATTCAAGATGTTATACAGACAGATGCAGCTATTAATCCTGGTAACAGTGGAGGGCCACTCCTAGATAGTTCTGGAAACCTCATTGGGATAAATACAGCTATATACTCCCCATCTGGTGCATCCTCTGGTGTTGGATTTTCTATTCCAGTGGATACT GTAAATGGCATTGTTGACCAGTTGGTGAAGTTTGGGAAGGTGACAAGACCTATTTTAGGTATCAAGTTTGCTCCAGATCAGTCTGTGGAGCAGTTAGGGGTAAGTGGAGTCCTCGTCTTGGATGCTCCTGCCAATGGTCCAGCCGGAAAAGCA GGCTTGCAATCAACAAAGCGTGATTCATATGGTAGACTCATTTTAGGAGACATCATAACATCTGTGAATGGTACGAAGGTTACTAATGGAAGTGATCTGTACAGAATTCTTGACCAGTGTAAAGTGGGTGATAAG GTGACTGTGGAGGTTTTGCGAGGTGACCACAAGGAGAAGATCCCTGTCATCCTGGAGCCAAAGCCAGATGAATCATGA
- the LOC130736969 gene encoding uncharacterized protein LOC130736969: MMSSHAVASNIAGVDNDLRRYFGEPFSAPQASPRLVRWLPRVGDNLVVNVDGNVWDITRGGGFTGGFRSSFSRRFGRFYGFQDDPNILHLELLAIYYGLSSAWDRGARTVKCQSDSLDAVTLVNSSPSSSKHIYASLI, encoded by the coding sequence ATGATGAGTTCACACGCTGTGGCTTCTAATATTGCAGGCGTGGATAATGATTTAAGGCGCTACTTTGGTGAACCCTTTAGTGCTCCTCAAGCTTCCCCAAGGCTGGTGCGTTGGCTTCCCCGTGTTGGTGATAACTTGGTGGTTAATGTCGATGGTAATGTGTGGGACATCACAAGAGGAGGTGGGTTTACTGGCGGCTTCCGTAGTAGCTTTAGCCGGCGGTTTGGCAGATTCTATGGCTTCCAAGATGACCCAAATATCTTGCATCTTGAGCTGCTTGCTATCTATTATGGGTTGAGTTCGGCTTGGGACCGTGGTGCTCGTACTGTGAAATGTCAATCTGACTCTCTAGACGCAGTTACCTTGGTGAAttcctctccttcttcttcaaaaCATATTTATGCTTCTCTCATTTAG
- the LOC130739223 gene encoding uncharacterized protein LOC130739223, giving the protein MWKWFRKEVKPPPPPLVVLVPPLFDFPPLAARNRMLESSYDVVFGKLALRCLFNDYFQSPKHFTTRIMFKPIDEPHVDLIATVSGPLDHKPEESITGNALFRWQSDVNDPHTFMDLYVSTSDPILRMRSCAYYPRYGFGAFGVFPLLLRKREFSEDYGLMGLRYGSGNLSFGVTLMPFAKKDELPKSAWLVSKMGRLTAGVQYEPQHGNAKLSNLMNWSCAMAYGVGSGSPLSPSFNFSLELVKSSQFVASFYQHMVVQRRVKNPLEENGVIGITNYIDFGFELQTSVDDAIATNNISDSTFRIGASWQANKNFLLKAKVGPRISSMALAFKSWWKPSFTFSISATRDRADGQIQYGFGIQSESLREASYQRADPNYVMLTPSKEHLAEGIAWTTGQRPMLQSDLDAGQFEGLPRDLRPLDKIL; this is encoded by the exons aTGTGGAAGTGGTTTCGGAAAGAGGTAaaaccgccaccaccgccgctgGTGGTTCTGGTGCCTCCGTTATTCGATTTCCCTCCCCTCGCCGCGCGCAACAGGATGCTCGAATCCTCCTACGACGTCGTCTTCGGGAAACTCGCATTGAGGTGCCTCTTCAATGATTACTTCCAATCTCCCAAGCATTTCACCACGCGAATCATGTTCAAGCCAATCGATGAACCTCACGTCGATCTCATCGCAACT GTTTCAGGTCCTCTTGATCATAAGCCTGAAGAAAGCATCACAGGAAATGCGTTATTTCGCTGGCAAAG TGATGTTAATGATCCTCATACATTCATGGACCTTTATGTATCGACATCTGATCC gATTTTGCGGATGAGGTCGTGCGCTTATTATCCTAGATATGGATTTGGGGCTTTTGGAGTGTTCCCTTTGCTGTTGAGGAAAAg AGAATTCTCCGAAGATTATGGTCTGATGGGGTTGAGATATGGTTCTGGAAATCTATCCTTTGGAGTCACACTTATGCCTTTTGCCA AGAAAGATGAATTACCAAAATCTGCATGGCTGGTGAGCAAGATGGGAAGGTTGACTGCTGGGGTGCAGTATGAGCCACAGC ATGGCAATGCAAAACTTTCAAATTTGATGAACTGGAGTTGTGCCATGGCCTATGGTGTGGGATCAGGCAGCCCCTTGAGTCCATCCTTCAATTTCAGTCTTGAGCTTGTCAAAAGCTCTCAG TTTGTTGCCTCATTCTATCAGCATATGGTTGTTCAAAGACGG GTGAAGAACCCCCTTGAAGAGAATGGTGTTATTGGCATTACAAACTATATTGATTTTGGGTTTGAGTTACAAACAAG TGTTGATGATGCCATAGCCACAAACAATATCTCAGACTCCACTTTTCGAATAGGAGCATCCTGGCAAGCCAATAAAAACTTCTTGCTGAAG GCAAAGGTTGGACCTCGCATCTCTTCAATGGCACTTGCATTCAAATCATGGTGGAAACCTTCTTTCACTTTCAGCATTTCAG CCACTAGAGATCGTGCAGATGGTCAGATTCAATATGGATTTGGCATCCAAAGTGAAAGTCTCAGAGAAGCCAG TTATCAAAGAGCCGATCCCAATTATGTAATGCTCACGCCAAGCAAGGAGCACTTAGCAGAAGGCATTGCCTGGACAACAGGGCAGCGACCTATGCTACAATCTGACTTAGATGCAGGACAGTTTGAAGGCTTACCCAGAGATTTAAGACCCCTTGATAAAATTTTGTGA